Genomic segment of Candidatus Binatia bacterium:
GCCGTTCCGCCACGCGGCATAGACGGGATCGCGATCGACGAAGGCGCGCTGGATGCCGTCGTACGCGAGCCAGAACTGGTCGAGAGTTTTTTGCACGGCGGCGCGCACCTGGTCCTGCTGGAGGTCGGTCGTCGCGTAGCGCTCGACGGCGAGCGGGCCGACTTTCATGTGCTCTTCATCGACCCCCATGTGAAGCGTCCAGTACCGGATGTCCTCCGACTCGCGGGAAAATCCATAGTGCTTCGTGAGTCCGTTGACGATGCGGGTCATGCGCTCGCTCGCCGTGCCTTCGAGGCAAAAGCCCTGGCTGGCGTAAAGCTCGAGCCACGTGCGCTGATAAAGCAGCAGCTCGCGCCAGTCGAGGAACGCCGAGGTCTCGGGCAGCGGCTGGACCGCGTCCAACGATTCGCGCGTGTC
This window contains:
- a CDS encoding iron-containing redox enzyme family protein, which encodes MALSGKAFVKELHDTVRKKHSKDHPVVGLIERGELDPGQLRGFVGQFYLFFPKPFPKPIAAMLGRCPEDPELERMWIDNVVEEGTGEITGTDSHKALYIRFALACGYDTRESLDAVQPLPETSAFLDWRELLLYQRTWLELYASQGFCLEGTASERMTRIVNGLTKHYGFSRESEDIRYWTLHMGVDEEHMKVGPLAVERYATTDLQQDQVRAAVQKTLDQFWLAYDGIQRAFVDRDPVYAAWRNGK